The proteins below come from a single Puniceicoccus vermicola genomic window:
- a CDS encoding MnhB domain-containing protein, with protein MRSLILHQAGHKLFPWLIVLSVVVLYRGHNLPGGGFIGGLIAATAFLLASLGDSVQDARKLLRMDPTVLMGVGLAVAILSGLPGVFAGDPFMTGEWLPDFKLPILGKIHLGTPLLFDVGVYFTVIGFVLHSAFSLSSLSEFDEEDD; from the coding sequence ATGAGATCTTTGATTCTTCATCAAGCGGGTCATAAGCTCTTCCCGTGGCTCATCGTTCTCTCGGTTGTGGTTCTCTACCGCGGCCATAATCTGCCCGGTGGCGGTTTCATTGGCGGCCTCATTGCCGCGACGGCCTTCCTCTTGGCCAGTTTGGGAGATTCCGTTCAGGATGCCCGTAAGTTACTGCGCATGGATCCTACAGTCCTGATGGGGGTCGGACTCGCGGTTGCCATTTTGAGTGGCCTCCCCGGAGTTTTTGCGGGAGATCCGTTTATGACAGGGGAGTGGCTTCCGGATTTTAAGCTTCCGATATTGGGGAAGATCCACCTCGGAACCCCGTTGCTTTTCGACGTAGGCGTTTACTTCACCGTGATTGGCTTCGTTCTGCACAGTGCATTCAGCCTTTCTTCCCTGAGCGAATTTGACGAGGAGGACGACTGA